One window from the genome of Manis pentadactyla isolate mManPen7 chromosome 15, mManPen7.hap1, whole genome shotgun sequence encodes:
- the FUT2 gene encoding galactoside alpha-(1,2)-fucosyltransferase 2 produces the protein MLSTQVTLFFPLAHFILFVFTASTIFHLHQRLARIQLTWESETPAPTEEPASHQPGGMWTINAIGRLGNQMGEYATLYALAKANGRPAFIPAEMHNTLAPIFKITLPVLHGTTASRIRWRNYHLNDWMEEQYHHIPGEYVRLTGYPCSWTFYHHLRDKILQEFTLHDHVREEAQNFLRGLQVNGTRPGTFVGVHVRRGDYVHVMPNVWKGVVADRRYLEQALDWFRTRYASPVFVVSSNGMAWCRENINASQGDVVFAGNGVESSPAKDFALLSQCNHTIMTIGTFGIWAAYLAGGETIYLANYTLPDSPFLKVFKPEAAFLPEWIGIAADLSPLLKH, from the coding sequence ATGCTGAGCACTCAGGTGACCCTCTTCTTCCCTCTGGCTCACTTCATCCTCTTTGTCTTCACGGCTTCCACCATATTCCACCTCCACCAGCGCCTAGCAAGGATTCAGCTCACATGGGAGTCAGAGACGCCGGCGCCCACAGAGGAGCCCGCGAGCCACCAGCCAGGGGGCATGTGGACCATCAATGCGATAGGCCGCCTGGGTAACCAGATGGGCGAGTATGCCACGCTGTACGCCCTGGCCAAGGCCAACGGGCGGCCAGCCTTCATCCCGGCTGAGATGCACAACACACTCGCCCCCATCTTCAAAATCACCCTGCCCGTCCTGCACGGCACCACGGCCAGCAGGATCCGGTGGCGGAACTACCACCTGAACGACTGGATGGAGGAGCAGTACCACCACATCCCGGGGGAGTACGTGCGCCTCACCGGCTACCCCTGCTCCTGGACCTTCTACCACCACCTCCGAGACAAGATCCTCCAGGAGTTCACCCTGCATGACCACGTGCGGGAGGAGGCCCAGAACTTTCTACGGGGTCTGCAGGTGAATGGGACCCGGCCGGGCACCTTCGTGGGCGTCCACGTGCGCCGGGGGGACTACGTTCACGTCATGCCTAACGTGTGGAAGGGCGTGGTGGCTGACCGGCGGTACCTCGAGCAGGCCCTGGACTGGTTTCGCACTCGCTACGCCTCCCCTGTCTTCGTGGTCTCTAGCAACGGCATGGCCTGGTGTCGGGAGAATATCAATGCCTCCCAGGGGGATGTGGTGTTTGCTGGTAATGGCGTTGAGAGCTCGCCTGCCAAGGACTTTGCGCTGCTCTCACAGTGTAACCACACCATCATGACCATTGGGACGTTCGGGATCTGGGCTGCCTACCTTGCAGGTGGAGAGACCATCTACCTGGCCAATTACACCCTCCCAGACTCTCCCTTCCTCAAAGTCTTTAAGCCAGAGGCGGCCTTCCTGCCGGAGTGGATTGGGATCGCCGCCGACCTGTCCCCACTCCTCAAGCACTGA